DNA sequence from the Clostridia bacterium genome:
GAGAAAATAGACAACGTCGTGGCGGAACTCAGGGAGAAGGCGGCTGACGCCGGTGACAAGAAGGGTTTGATTGTGCTCACCACCGGCGGGAAAGTGAGCGCTTACGGGCCCGGTTCCCGTTTCGGGGTCATTCACGATGTGTTCGGCATTAAGCCCGTGGATGAAAACATTGAGGTCTCCACCCACGGCATGAGCATCTCTTTCGAGTACATTGCCGAGAAGAACCCGGACTACCTGTTCGTCGTGGACCGGGATGCGGTGGTGGCCGGCCAAGCGGCGGCTAGGGAGGTGATGGAAAACGACCTGGTGAAGAACACCAAAGCTTACCAAGATGGGAAGATTATCTACCTGGATCCTAACTACTGGTACCTGTCCGGTGGCGGATTAATCTCCGTCAGCGCCATGGTGAACGAAGTCGCCTCCGTTTTTGAATAAACAACTCGTTCCAAGTCCTGTTTCCAGCCGTTTAATAACGGCTGGAAACAGGTTTTTTTATAACCACGGCGGGCCTGGCTGCGGGAGCGGAACAAACCATTGACAATATTATATAAGTGTAATAATATAATAATTAAATATTATAAAAGGGGAATATGGGATGTCGTTAAAATTCGGCTTATTGGGACTCTTGAACTACGGTAAGATGACCGGCTATGAATTAGACAAAGCTTTCAAGGAATCCCTCCATTTCTTCTGGCAGGCCCAAACCAGCCAGGTTTACCGGGAACTGAACGCCATGGAAAAGGAAGGCTGGCTCACTTCAGAGCTGGTGTACCAGGAGGGAAAGCCAAATAAAAAGGTTTATGCCATTACGGAGCAAGGCAGAGCGGCCCTACACCGGTGGCTGTCTGAGGAAGATACCGGGGGAGCGTTCCC
Encoded proteins:
- a CDS encoding PadR family transcriptional regulator, producing the protein MSLKFGLLGLLNYGKMTGYELDKAFKESLHFFWQAQTSQVYRELNAMEKEGWLTSELVYQEGKPNKKVYAITEQGRAALHRWLSEEDTGGAFPVRSAFLMKIFFAGEVSREKAISMLEDYKEKCLASLEALKDTARSIHHYSQLVPDREKAVYWQATANFGRHYYEMCVRWAEETIKTLEGSDL